The sequence GCCGTCATAGGATGCCAGCACCTCGGCCATCCGCTTCACCAGCTTGCGGTCGCCGCCAAAACGGCTCTTCACCTCGATCACCAGGGGCACGCGGCCGGCGACCATGGCGCAGAGGTCGGAGAGCGACATCATCCGCTCGTCGGTGTCCTTGAACCTGACGGCCTTCAGCTCGGCCGCGGTCTTCCCGATCACCTCGCCGGTCGCCTCGGTGAGGCGGCCGAGCGCATGGTCGTGATGCACCATGGCCTCGCCGTCGGCGGAGAGCTGGATATCGACCTCGATCGAGAAATTGCCTGATATCGCAGCCTGGACCGCGCCCGGCATGTTCTCGACGATGCCGCGGGAAATGTCGTGCAGGCCGCGATGGGCGACCGGCCGGGCTGTCAGCCAATCCGGAGCGCGCATGCGCGTCAGGCGACCTCGAACACGCCTTCGACCTCGACCGCCGCATCCGCGGGCAGCGAGGCGACACCGACGGTGGTGCGGGCGTGGCGGCCCTTGTCACCGAAGGCGGCGACCATCAGGTCGGAGGCGCCGTTGAGCACCTTCGGCCCGTCCAGGAAATCCGGCGCCGAGTTGATGAAGCCGCCGAGGCGCACCACGCGCACGACCTTATCCAGATCGCCGAGCGCCGCCTTGACCTGGGCCAGCAGGTTGACCGCGCAGCCGCGCGCGGCTGCCGCGCCGTCCTCGATGGAGACGCCGGCGCCGAGCTTGCCCTTGGCGATCAGCTTGCCGGCGGGGTCGAAGCAGACCTGGCCGGAGACGAACAACAAGTTGCCGGTCCGCACGAAGGGCACGTAATTGGCGACGGGGGTGGGGGCCTCGTGCAGCTTGATGCCGTGTTCCGCCAGTTTCTGCTCGACCGTGCCCGCCATGTCCGACCTCGTTGTCCAAAAATCATTCGCCCCGGCGCCGCAGGCGACCGGGCGCGCCCTGTTTCGCCCATCGAGCCGCCACATGCAAGCAACCGAAGGGGACTGCATTTTGTTGAGGCAGGCCAGCAAGTTCAATGCGGGGGCCGCAACTTTACGTGAAACGGCCTCAGTTGCGACGCAATGGAACGGTCATTAAAATGTCGAATCTGCGCTTTCCTCAGGGAACAGACATGGTGCACCTTTTCCGGACTTCGCTCGGTGTGATGGCGCTTGCGGCGGCCGCTTTCGGCCC is a genomic window of Bradyrhizobium sp. CB1717 containing:
- a CDS encoding glycerophosphodiester phosphodiesterase, yielding MRAPDWLTARPVAHRGLHDISRGIVENMPGAVQAAISGNFSIEVDIQLSADGEAMVHHDHALGRLTEATGEVIGKTAAELKAVRFKDTDERMMSLSDLCAMVAGRVPLVIEVKSRFGGDRKLVKRMAEVLASYDGPAVGMSFDPDQVLALRELLPARPRGIVAQRSYEDEYWAYLTQEQRDSMLYLRHGLQTQPHFVAFKVDHLPAPAPWIARNLFGCALLGWTVRTPEQRTRVGRYADQMIFEGFVP
- a CDS encoding RidA family protein; protein product: MAGTVEQKLAEHGIKLHEAPTPVANYVPFVRTGNLLFVSGQVCFDPAGKLIAKGKLGAGVSIEDGAAAARGCAVNLLAQVKAALGDLDKVVRVVRLGGFINSAPDFLDGPKVLNGASDLMVAAFGDKGRHARTTVGVASLPADAAVEVEGVFEVA